From the genome of Hymenobacter sp. PAMC 26628, one region includes:
- a CDS encoding Panacea domain-containing protein yields the protein MNTAFFDYEKAMQALLYVVSELKAPTLHQAFKALYFAEQDYLGNYGNTMLGDTFIKMEAGPVPSRIYHLVQMADGRYNGNWLGTLGIQYAKQNIEVIQGKRLSALVAPDLDYLAGTEKDCLDKAIAFCRNRSFADLKSLSHDAAWDAADMNREMDRLKIAEAGGADESALSYLGESLANNDYCSL from the coding sequence ATGAACACCGCCTTTTTTGATTACGAAAAAGCGATGCAAGCATTGCTTTATGTCGTGAGCGAACTAAAGGCTCCGACCTTACACCAGGCTTTTAAAGCGCTCTACTTTGCTGAGCAAGACTACTTGGGGAACTACGGGAATACTATGCTCGGCGACACCTTCATTAAGATGGAGGCTGGCCCCGTGCCTTCGCGTATCTACCATTTAGTTCAGATGGCTGATGGCCGCTATAATGGCAATTGGCTTGGAACGCTTGGCATTCAATACGCTAAGCAAAATATTGAGGTAATACAAGGCAAGCGCCTCTCTGCGTTGGTCGCACCTGATTTAGATTATTTGGCAGGCACTGAAAAAGATTGTTTAGACAAAGCCATTGCTTTCTGCCGAAATCGTTCGTTTGCAGATCTTAAGTCTCTATCGCATGACGCTGCATGGGATGCAGCGGATATGAATAGGGAGATGGACAGGTTAAAGATTGCCGAGGCGGGCGGCGCTGACGAATCTGCACTTAGCTATTTGGGCGAGTCTTTGGCAAACAACGATTATTGCTCGTTGTAG
- a CDS encoding Panacea domain-containing protein has product MFYSKPQSLQKIDSLHLCEYIIEKVRAYGPVSHLKLQKLLYYCQAFHLAYFDAPIIDDQFQAWLHGPVSRKIYDELKGVSVLHAAINYTQDPGEPSPQERLDHTLLASQVEFIDDVLAEFGPKSAYELEGMTHAELPWVEARRGYGPGDRCERNISEATIKSYYGQFMYGPEPEAV; this is encoded by the coding sequence ATGTTTTATTCAAAACCACAATCCCTGCAAAAAATCGATTCTCTGCATTTATGCGAGTACATCATTGAAAAGGTGCGCGCTTATGGACCAGTTTCGCACTTGAAACTTCAAAAGTTGCTCTACTATTGCCAGGCTTTTCACTTGGCTTACTTTGATGCGCCCATCATTGATGACCAGTTCCAGGCTTGGTTGCATGGACCGGTTTCGCGTAAGATATATGACGAATTAAAAGGTGTTTCCGTATTACACGCTGCAATTAATTACACACAGGACCCAGGCGAGCCGAGCCCGCAAGAGCGACTCGATCATACATTATTGGCTTCCCAAGTCGAGTTTATTGATGATGTATTAGCTGAGTTCGGTCCAAAATCGGCCTACGAGTTAGAGGGCATGACTCATGCTGAGTTGCCTTGGGTTGAAGCCCGGCGCGGGTACGGACCGGGTGATCGTTGCGAGCGAAACATCTCCGAAGCAACGATAAAGTCCTACTACGGGCAGTTCATGTATGGGCCAGAACCAGAAGCGGTTTAA